The Rhodopseudomonas palustris genome window below encodes:
- the mltG gene encoding endolytic transglycosylase MltG: MSERPPISPRSPRAALEPEQLPPPPKRSDHARNPLVIIGNAIITFIVVVMIGAGGLYVYGKNKLEAPGPLAQDKVVNIPQRAGLDDIAQILKREGVIEDGWLVFAGGVMALRARTELKPGEYLFQKSASLRDVIGTIVEGKVVQHAVTIPEGLTSEQIVERLSDNPIFTGSIREIPREGTLLPETYKFPRGTPREQVIHRLQQAQKRVLSEIWERRSQDLPIKTPEQLVTLASLVEKETGKPDERTRVAAVFVNRLQKKMRLQSDPTIIYGLVGGKGTLGRPIKRSEITQPSPYNTYVIDGLPPGPIANPGRASLEAAANPARTRDLYFVADGSGGHAFSDNYEVHQKNVGKLRAQEKQLQNDTVEPPEETPPAAAAPATEPAADPAASAAPAGAPKAGKNGAQKRRARNATPNGATE, translated from the coding sequence ATGAGTGAAAGGCCGCCGATTTCGCCGAGAAGCCCGCGTGCGGCGCTTGAGCCCGAGCAGCTTCCGCCGCCGCCGAAGCGGTCCGATCACGCCCGCAATCCGCTGGTGATCATCGGCAACGCGATCATCACCTTCATCGTGGTTGTGATGATCGGTGCCGGCGGCTTGTACGTGTATGGCAAGAACAAGCTCGAAGCGCCAGGCCCGCTGGCACAGGACAAAGTCGTCAACATCCCGCAGCGCGCCGGTCTCGACGACATCGCTCAGATCCTGAAACGCGAAGGCGTGATCGAAGACGGGTGGCTGGTGTTTGCGGGCGGTGTGATGGCGCTGCGCGCCCGCACTGAACTCAAGCCCGGTGAGTATCTGTTTCAGAAGAGCGCCAGCCTGCGCGACGTGATCGGAACCATCGTCGAAGGCAAGGTGGTTCAGCACGCGGTGACGATTCCCGAAGGACTGACTTCGGAGCAGATCGTCGAACGCCTGTCCGACAATCCGATCTTCACCGGCAGCATTCGTGAAATTCCGCGAGAAGGAACGTTGCTGCCGGAAACCTACAAGTTTCCGCGTGGCACGCCGCGCGAGCAGGTGATCCATCGCTTGCAGCAGGCGCAGAAGCGGGTGCTCAGCGAGATCTGGGAGCGCCGCAGTCAAGACCTGCCGATCAAGACGCCCGAGCAACTGGTGACACTGGCGTCGCTGGTGGAGAAAGAGACCGGCAAGCCGGACGAGCGCACGCGCGTGGCCGCGGTGTTCGTCAATCGGCTGCAGAAGAAGATGCGTCTGCAGTCCGACCCGACGATCATCTACGGACTCGTCGGCGGCAAGGGCACGCTCGGCCGTCCGATCAAGCGCAGCGAGATCACGCAGCCGTCCCCGTACAACACCTATGTGATCGACGGACTGCCGCCGGGGCCGATTGCCAATCCGGGGCGCGCGTCACTGGAGGCGGCCGCCAATCCGGCGCGCACCCGCGATCTGTACTTCGTCGCCGACGGCAGCGGTGGTCACGCCTTCAGCGACAATTACGAGGTGCACCAGAAGAACGTCGGCAAGCTCCGCGCCCAGGAAAAGCAGCTCCAGAACGACACCGTCGAGCCTCCGGAAGAAACACCGCCGGCCGCAGCCGCGCCGGCTACTGAGCCGGCTGCCGATCCTGCCGCGTCAGCCGCGCCGGCGGGGGCGCCGAAGGCCGGCAAGAACGGCGCGCAGAAGCGCCGCGCCCGCAACGCGACGCCGAACGGTGCGACCGAGTAA
- the fabF gene encoding beta-ketoacyl-ACP synthase II, giving the protein MRRVVVTGLGMVSPLGCGVEPTWSRVLAGESGARKIDAFDVSDIASQIACIIPRGDGTNGTFNPDQWMEPKDQRKVDDFIVYAMAAARQALDDAGWRPSTEEERCASGVLIGSGIGGLQGIAETALLLEQRGPRRISPFFIPGRLINLASGYVSIEFGLKGPNHAVVTACSTGAHAIGDAARLIALGDADVMVAGGTESPISRLAMAGFAAARALSTGFNDAPTKASRPYDKDRDGFVMGEGAGVVVLEEYEHAKARGARIYAEVIGYGLSGDAHHITAPSSDGDGAFRCMSAAIKRGGIAVSDIDYINAHGTSTPLGDEIELGAAQRLLGNAASRVSMSSTKSSIGHLLGAAGAVEAIFCVLAIRDNVAPPTINLDNPSVETAIDLVPWKPRSREINVALSNSFGFGGTNASLLLQRVPN; this is encoded by the coding sequence ATGAGACGGGTTGTCGTCACGGGCCTTGGCATGGTGTCGCCGCTGGGCTGCGGCGTCGAACCAACCTGGAGCCGCGTGCTTGCCGGCGAAAGCGGTGCACGCAAGATCGACGCGTTCGACGTGTCGGATATCGCCAGCCAAATCGCCTGTATCATTCCGCGTGGCGACGGTACCAACGGCACCTTCAATCCTGATCAATGGATGGAGCCGAAAGACCAGCGCAAGGTCGACGACTTCATCGTCTATGCGATGGCGGCGGCGCGTCAGGCGCTTGATGACGCCGGCTGGCGTCCCTCCACCGAAGAAGAGCGCTGCGCCTCGGGCGTGCTGATCGGCTCCGGCATCGGTGGTCTGCAGGGCATCGCCGAGACGGCGCTGCTGCTCGAGCAGCGCGGCCCGCGCAGGATCTCTCCGTTTTTCATTCCCGGCCGCCTGATCAATCTGGCGTCGGGTTATGTCTCGATCGAATTCGGCCTCAAGGGTCCGAACCACGCGGTTGTCACCGCGTGCTCGACCGGCGCGCATGCGATCGGCGATGCGGCGCGGCTGATCGCGCTCGGCGACGCCGACGTGATGGTCGCCGGCGGTACCGAATCTCCGATCAGCCGTCTGGCGATGGCCGGCTTTGCCGCTGCGCGTGCGCTGTCGACCGGTTTCAACGATGCGCCGACCAAGGCTTCGCGGCCCTATGACAAGGATCGCGACGGCTTCGTGATGGGCGAGGGCGCGGGCGTCGTCGTGCTGGAAGAGTACGAGCACGCCAAGGCGCGTGGCGCACGGATCTATGCCGAAGTGATCGGCTACGGTCTGTCGGGCGACGCTCATCACATCACCGCGCCGAGCTCGGATGGTGACGGTGCGTTCCGTTGCATGAGCGCCGCGATCAAGCGTGGCGGCATCGCGGTGTCGGACATCGACTACATCAACGCGCACGGCACCTCGACGCCGCTCGGCGACGAGATCGAACTCGGTGCGGCGCAGCGTCTCCTGGGGAACGCGGCATCGCGCGTGTCGATGTCGTCGACCAAGTCGTCGATCGGCCATCTGCTCGGTGCTGCCGGTGCCGTGGAAGCGATCTTCTGCGTGCTGGCGATTCGCGACAACGTCGCGCCGCCGACGATCAATCTCGACAATCCTTCGGTCGAGACCGCGATCGATCTGGTGCCGTGGAAGCCGCGGTCGCGCGAGATCAACGTTGCGTTGTCGAACTCTTTCGGGTTCGGTGGCACCAATGCGTCGCTGCTGTTGCAGCGCGTGCCGAACTAA
- a CDS encoding acyl carrier protein, with the protein MSEIGERVKKIVVEHLGVEPEKVVDSASFIDDLGADSLDTVELVMAFEEEFGCEIPDDAAETILTVGDATKFLEKNAKS; encoded by the coding sequence ATGAGTGAGATTGGCGAGCGGGTTAAGAAGATCGTGGTCGAACACCTTGGTGTCGAACCCGAGAAAGTTGTCGATAGCGCCAGCTTCATCGACGATCTCGGCGCCGACAGCCTCGACACCGTCGAACTCGTGATGGCGTTCGAAGAAGAGTTCGGCTGCGAAATTCCGGACGATGCCGCCGAGACGATTCTCACCGTCGGCGACGCCACCAAGTTTCTCGAGAAGAACGCAAAGAGCTGA
- the fabG gene encoding 3-oxoacyl-[acyl-carrier-protein] reductase, translated as MFDLTGRTALVTGATGGIGGAIAQALHGQGATVAISGTRREALDALAGKLGERVHVLPCNLSDAADVEALVPAAAEAMGGLDILVCNAGITRDNLFVQLRDEDWDEVIKVNLTATFRLTRAATKLMMRKKFGRIIAITSVVGVTGNPGQGNYTASKAGLIGMIKTIGAEYAKRNVTANCIAPGFIATPMTDVLNDKQREAILGKVPAGRLGTPDDIAAAAVYLSSNEAAYVTGQTIHVNGGMAMI; from the coding sequence ATGTTCGATCTGACAGGCAGAACCGCGCTGGTCACCGGCGCAACCGGCGGCATCGGCGGCGCGATCGCCCAGGCGCTGCACGGCCAGGGTGCCACCGTGGCGATCTCCGGCACGCGGCGCGAGGCGCTCGACGCGCTGGCCGGTAAGCTCGGCGAACGCGTGCACGTGCTGCCTTGCAATCTGTCGGATGCGGCGGACGTCGAGGCGCTGGTGCCGGCTGCGGCCGAGGCCATGGGCGGGCTCGACATCCTGGTATGTAACGCAGGTATCACCCGTGACAATCTGTTCGTGCAATTGCGCGACGAGGATTGGGACGAGGTGATCAAGGTCAACCTGACGGCGACCTTCCGGCTGACGCGCGCCGCCACCAAGCTGATGATGCGCAAGAAGTTCGGCCGCATCATCGCGATCACTTCGGTGGTCGGCGTCACCGGCAATCCGGGGCAGGGCAACTACACGGCCTCGAAGGCGGGCTTGATCGGCATGATCAAGACGATCGGCGCCGAATATGCCAAGCGCAACGTCACGGCGAACTGCATTGCGCCGGGCTTCATCGCGACGCCGATGACCGACGTTCTCAATGACAAGCAGCGCGAGGCGATTCTCGGCAAGGTGCCTGCCGGCCGGCTCGGCACGCCGGACGACATTGCGGCTGCGGCGGTTTATCTCAGTTCAAATGAGGCCGCCTACGTCACCGGTCAGACCATTCACGTCAACGGCGGGATGGCGATGATCTGA
- the fabD gene encoding ACP S-malonyltransferase gives MTAAFTFPGQGSQAVGMGKALAEAFPAARAVFDEVDAALGEKLTSIIWEGPAETLQLTENAQPALMAVSLATMRVLEAEAGVSVGKDAAFVAGHSLGEYSALAAAGSLSVSDTARLLRIRGQAMQKAVPVGVGAMAALLGLDYDTAVAVAAEAAQGQVCQAANDNGGGQVVVSGHKDAVERAVEIAKGKGAKRAMLLPVSAPFHCSLMQPAAEAMAEALAGVTIKAPAAPLVANVLASPITDPDEIRRRLVEQVTGTVRWRESVAFMASQGVNQFLEIGAGKVLSGLVKRIADGATGISVGGPNDIASAKDALAAGRSA, from the coding sequence ATGACCGCAGCATTCACTTTTCCGGGGCAGGGGTCCCAGGCCGTGGGCATGGGCAAGGCGCTCGCCGAAGCCTTCCCGGCGGCACGGGCGGTGTTCGACGAAGTCGACGCGGCGCTCGGCGAAAAGCTGACCTCGATCATCTGGGAAGGCCCGGCCGAAACGCTGCAGCTCACCGAGAACGCACAGCCGGCGCTGATGGCGGTGTCGCTGGCGACGATGCGCGTGCTGGAGGCTGAAGCCGGCGTGTCGGTCGGCAAGGATGCCGCTTTCGTGGCCGGTCATTCGCTCGGCGAATATTCCGCGCTGGCGGCGGCCGGCAGCCTGAGCGTGAGCGACACCGCGCGGCTGCTGCGGATCCGTGGTCAGGCAATGCAGAAGGCGGTGCCGGTCGGCGTCGGCGCGATGGCTGCGCTGCTCGGCCTCGATTACGACACGGCCGTCGCCGTGGCGGCCGAAGCCGCGCAGGGCCAGGTGTGCCAGGCCGCCAATGATAATGGCGGCGGACAGGTCGTGGTCTCCGGTCATAAGGACGCGGTGGAGCGCGCGGTCGAGATCGCCAAGGGCAAGGGTGCCAAGCGTGCGATGCTGCTGCCGGTGTCCGCTCCGTTCCATTGTTCGCTGATGCAGCCGGCGGCCGAAGCCATGGCCGAGGCGCTCGCGGGCGTCACCATCAAGGCACCGGCGGCACCGCTGGTCGCCAACGTTCTGGCGTCGCCGATCACCGATCCGGATGAAATCCGCCGCCGCCTGGTCGAGCAGGTCACTGGCACTGTACGCTGGCGCGAGTCGGTCGCCTTTATGGCTTCGCAGGGCGTGAACCAGTTTCTGGAGATCGGCGCCGGCAAGGTGCTGAGCGGCCTGGTGAAGCGGATTGCGGATGGCGCGACTGGTATTTCCGTAGGTGGCCCCAACGACATCGCGTCGGCGAAAGACGCGCTGGCGGCCGGACGCTCGGCATAA
- a CDS encoding GGDEF domain-containing protein, with product MRLISERYLPPTNASFLRAIGPSSPIITWLISGPQPQPASIVRKLLLHTQTRKRTLVLAIFSTTLMAAVVAATTGAIWAMVWLAVELGFGAARYSALAALQRDEAAGRPGNAVLPLYLGMSWAICYGIGCGLCAISGEWLLILMAGIFISGLAGGISSRNSGTPRYGITLIYLLGTPYSVAMVLSPLPYMYIVGLLVPIWGLGMALVLLENYEVLLNLFLSERKNRRLANYDSLTGLPNRVLKRQRFERLLRGADAAGHQPLTVFCLDLDGFKSANDRFGHAAGDAVLVSVAERLRSSVREQDQVFRVGGDEFVVLLPGTRTDDAAPVAQRIIAAIAEPFELAGHGRLDIGVSIGAATFPNDGATVDDLLRAADIAMYQAKRQGKGRFVASSLTGTAARPPAPATANLALPSRRRALESADRWPKRQLQSLAKATEIRITAHPQIPAGS from the coding sequence ATGCGATTGATCAGCGAACGATACTTGCCTCCGACAAATGCGAGCTTTTTGCGCGCAATCGGCCCATCCAGTCCGATCATCACTTGGCTGATCAGCGGCCCGCAGCCGCAGCCCGCCTCGATCGTTCGCAAGTTGCTGCTGCATACGCAGACCAGGAAGCGCACGCTGGTGCTGGCGATCTTCTCCACAACTCTGATGGCCGCGGTGGTCGCTGCCACCACCGGTGCAATCTGGGCGATGGTCTGGCTCGCGGTCGAACTTGGGTTCGGCGCGGCACGCTACTCCGCGCTTGCTGCATTGCAGCGCGACGAAGCGGCCGGTCGCCCCGGCAATGCGGTCCTGCCGCTCTATCTCGGCATGTCCTGGGCGATTTGCTACGGAATTGGTTGCGGGCTTTGCGCTATCTCCGGCGAGTGGCTGCTGATTTTGATGGCGGGCATCTTCATCTCCGGCCTTGCGGGCGGGATCTCGTCCCGCAACTCGGGTACGCCGCGCTACGGAATTACGCTGATCTATCTGCTCGGCACGCCCTACAGCGTGGCGATGGTGCTGTCGCCGCTGCCCTATATGTACATCGTCGGACTGCTCGTTCCGATCTGGGGCCTGGGCATGGCTCTCGTCCTGCTCGAGAATTACGAGGTGCTGCTCAACCTGTTTCTCTCCGAGCGGAAGAATCGCCGTCTCGCCAACTACGATTCTCTCACCGGGCTTCCCAACCGGGTGCTGAAGCGGCAGCGGTTCGAACGGTTGCTGCGCGGGGCCGATGCGGCCGGCCACCAGCCGCTCACCGTGTTCTGTCTGGACCTCGACGGCTTCAAGAGCGCCAACGACCGGTTCGGTCATGCCGCCGGCGATGCCGTGCTCGTTTCGGTCGCGGAGCGGCTCCGCAGCAGCGTCCGCGAGCAAGATCAGGTGTTTCGCGTCGGCGGCGACGAATTCGTGGTGCTGCTGCCCGGAACACGGACGGACGATGCGGCTCCTGTCGCACAGCGAATCATCGCAGCGATTGCCGAGCCGTTCGAACTGGCGGGCCACGGCCGGCTCGACATCGGCGTCAGCATCGGCGCGGCAACCTTCCCGAACGATGGCGCGACAGTGGACGACCTGCTCCGGGCCGCCGATATTGCCATGTATCAGGCCAAACGTCAGGGAAAGGGCCGGTTCGTGGCATCCAGCCTCACCGGCACGGCCGCTCGACCGCCCGCACCCGCTACCGCCAACCTGGCGCTCCCCTCGAGACGCCGGGCACTGGAATCGGCCGACCGCTGGCCGAAACGGCAGCTTCAGTCCCTTGCCAAGGCGACCGAAATCCGTATAACGGCGCATCCGCAGATCCCGGCCGGGAGCTGA
- the rpsF gene encoding 30S ribosomal protein S6, whose protein sequence is MPLYEHVFLARQDASAQQVEELTTQITGVIEGLGGKVTKTESWGLRSLTYRMNKNRKAHFVLLNIDGPAAVVAEIERQERINEDVIRYLTVRVDEHEEGPSAMMRKADRDRERDDRGPREGGFRGDREGRGDRDGFRGDRGPRRPREDADAPAAAVEE, encoded by the coding sequence ATGCCTCTTTATGAGCATGTCTTTTTGGCGCGCCAGGATGCCAGCGCCCAGCAGGTCGAAGAGCTCACCACCCAGATCACCGGCGTGATCGAAGGTCTCGGCGGCAAGGTCACCAAGACCGAGTCGTGGGGCCTGCGCTCCCTGACCTACCGCATGAACAAGAACCGCAAGGCGCATTTCGTGCTGCTGAACATCGACGGCCCGGCCGCGGTGGTCGCCGAGATCGAGCGCCAGGAGCGGATCAACGAAGACGTCATCCGTTATCTGACGGTGCGCGTCGACGAACACGAGGAAGGCCCCTCGGCGATGATGCGCAAGGCCGATCGGGATCGCGAACGCGACGACCGTGGCCCCCGCGAGGGTGGCTTCCGCGGTGATCGCGAAGGCCGTGGCGACCGCGACGGTTTCCGTGGCGATCGTGGTCCGCGCCGTCCGCGTGAAGACGCCGACGCCCCCGCAGCAGCAGTCGAGGAGTAA